Below is a window of Clostridiales bacterium DNA.
ACCGCACCTTTCAACCTGCTCAAAGGCGTTGTCCTGAGCCTGATTACCGGGATTATTTATAAGCCGCTGAGCCCCCTGCTTCACGCAAAAATCTGCTGATTTAAGGAGAGAAACAACCTATGCCGATGGACGGACTGACGGTAGGATTTGCCGCCAGGGAGCTGAACCGGATCCTGCAGGGCGGCCGGGTGGATAAAATCACCCAGCCGGAACGGGATGCGGTGATTCTGGTGATTCGTGCGGGAAGCGAAAATCACCGGCTGCTGCTCTGCGCCTCCCCGAATAATGCCCGCTGCCATCTGACAAAGGGTTCCTTTTCCAACCCGCTGGAACCGCCGGCGCTGTGCATGCTCATGCGGAAGCAGCTGACCGGTGCCCGTGTCACAGGGATCCGCCAGGTCGAAGGCGACCGGGTAATCCATGTGGACCTGGATGCCGTCAACGAAATGGGCGACCATGTGCTCCGCCGGCTGGTACTGGAAATCATGGGCCGCCATTCCAACCTGATGCTGCTGGATGAGAACGGCCGCATGCTTGAAGCCGCCCGCCACGTCAGTCCGGATATGAGCCGGGTGCGCCAGGTGCAGCCGGGCATGACCTATCTGCCTCCGCCCTCCCAGGGCAAGCTGAACCCGGAAGACCTGACCGGCGAAGCGCTTTATGAACGCCTGCGGGCTCTCGAGCCCGGGCGCTTCAGCCGTTCGATCGCGGATCATATTACGGGCCTCAGCCGTCCTGCGGCGGAAGAGCTGGCCATGCGCGTCCTGGCGCCGGGAGATACCTGGCCGGAAGACCTGCGCACTGCCTGTGACCGGCTGGCGGATCTGATTCACCGCCTGCCGGATATGGCGGATCCCCGCGTCCTTTTCAACCCCGACGGTACCGCGGAAGAGGTTTTCGCGTTCCCCTATTTCACCCGTGACCTTTCCGCACAGAAGGCGTATCCCACCCTGAGCGAAGCCATGGAGATCTGTTTCGGCAGCCGGGATGCCAAAGACCGGCTGAACCAGAAAAGCGCTTCCATGCTGCGGACGCTGAAAACGCATGTGGAGCGCTGTGAAAAAAAGCTGGCAATGCAGGAGGAGGAATTGGCCTCCGCTGAGCGCATGGAAGAATACCGGATGATGGGCGAAGCCATCAACGCGAACCTGTACCAGCTGAAAAAAGGCATGACCGAAGCGGTTCTCCCCGACTGGTTCAGTGCCTCGGGCGGTGAAATCACCGTACCGCTGGATATCCGCCTGACTCCCAGCCAGAATGCCCAGAAGTATTTCAAAAAGTACCAGAAGGCACGCTCCGCCCGGGAAACAGCCGCAGTACAGAAGGCAAAAACGCTGGAGGAACTGGATTACCTGGAGGGCATGCTGCTGGACCTGGACAAATGCACCGGTGAAAGCGAGCTCGAGGAAATCCGCCAGGAACTGGTGCGCACCGGTTATATGAAGCGGGTTACCAACCGCCGCCAGCAGCGCCAGCTGCCCCAGAGCCAGCCGTACCGTTTCCGTTCCGCCGACGGTATTGAAATCCTTGTCGGTAAGAATGCCGCCCAGAATGACCGCCTGACGGCGTCCGCAAAGCCAGACGAAATGTGGCTTCATGCCAAGGATATGCCCGGAAGTCATGTCATTATCCGCGCTGAAGGGGAAATTCCCCGCGATACGCTGATGCAGGCCGCGATCCTCGCCGCCTGGTACAGCAAGGGACAGCGCAGCTCCATGGTTCCCATTGACTACACCCGGAAAAAATACGTCAAA
It encodes the following:
- a CDS encoding NFACT family protein, coding for MPMDGLTVGFAARELNRILQGGRVDKITQPERDAVILVIRAGSENHRLLLCASPNNARCHLTKGSFSNPLEPPALCMLMRKQLTGARVTGIRQVEGDRVIHVDLDAVNEMGDHVLRRLVLEIMGRHSNLMLLDENGRMLEAARHVSPDMSRVRQVQPGMTYLPPPSQGKLNPEDLTGEALYERLRALEPGRFSRSIADHITGLSRPAAEELAMRVLAPGDTWPEDLRTACDRLADLIHRLPDMADPRVLFNPDGTAEEVFAFPYFTRDLSAQKAYPTLSEAMEICFGSRDAKDRLNQKSASMLRTLKTHVERCEKKLAMQEEELASAERMEEYRMMGEAINANLYQLKKGMTEAVLPDWFSASGGEITVPLDIRLTPSQNAQKYFKKYQKARSARETAAVQKAKTLEELDYLEGMLLDLDKCTGESELEEIRQELVRTGYMKRVTNRRQQRQLPQSQPYRFRSADGIEILVGKNAAQNDRLTASAKPDEMWLHAKDMPGSHVIIRAEGEIPRDTLMQAAILAAWYSKGQRSSMVPIDYTRKKYVKKPSGAAPGKVIYTHHKTAYITAEEDDVRNIPVIS